In Solenopsis invicta isolate M01_SB chromosome 9, UNIL_Sinv_3.0, whole genome shotgun sequence, the sequence tgcaaaaattcattgcaaagtgtacatatatatgtatatatatttgtgtattgTAGCATTATTTTCCTTATCAATGCTAATCTTATAACATGTAGAAATTACACAATGTTTTTCGAATCACGTGAGTTTAAGAGGACAGTAACAGCACGTTTCGAGAACATCTCGTAACACATGTTATCAGAATTCTACCATATCAGTGACCTCATTGAATATCAGTGACCTGAGACATCAGCTTCATAATAAGAGATCCACagttgtattatataaaaaaccgTTTGCAAGGAAATATTCACATATCATATCTTTAATACAACTACAAGTACACTTTcctttattaatcattttgcaTTATCAATGATTACCTGATACTGAATAAATAGCGGGTAACAAAAAGTACACGTTTGAGTACGTACCTTTGAAGCCTAAgtgaaacaaatatttcaataacattttgaaataaacaattgttttaaaaatacttgttgcgttatatatgtaaataaaaaattcgtatTTTACGTTACGTcaagttttatatcaaattgaaGCTTTTAATCGCGCTAGTTAGTGTTAATGTCATAAAATAAATCtcgtaaatttgaaataaaattaatattaaaaatattcggATATAGAATACTGTTTGgatattcaaaaaatatgttattaagtatctagttaaaaaattcaacTAAATACTTAATAACTTAATTACGTCATCGCATACGTTTAGCGAGAAATTCTTGaataaacaagaaataatcACAAAATCATTACATTATAATCCGATAGTGGAAAAACGTCCAGTTGAATTGTGAATTGAGACGGGAATGGGTTTGCTGAGACACCATTCATACCACACTTTTTTAGAGTCACATCTGCGCCAAAAATGAACCACTATTTCATCTCCTGCTTTTAATTGTACAGGCTCCtgcatcaaaatatttttgtcttattaaaaattatatttcacaagTATaccttaaaagaaaaaaattattttaaatataccttAAGTGGAAAAAAGATTGGAAACCAACTGAACATATCTGGACTATAAGTACTAGGTTCTATGCTTAATGTAATATGTTCATATAAAATTGCTGAGAAGTATCCTGAAAATCCATGTAATATGCAGTTCTGATCTACTTGAAAAGTTTTGGTTTCATATCTCGAATTATCAATAACAGCatctaaaagaaaatataaatatgtaaagaaaataaaataactaaaatataattgatactTTATACGAACCTATATTTGGATGTTTGAATGTAAAAAGTGGTTTTGGGTTTgctatatcatatttattttgaagatgtACTACGTATGGAGTCTCAAAATGAGCTAATGGATGTTTATCTTTATCTCTGAGCTGTCTCACTTCGTTGTATAATTTAGAGGATTGCATAGGAGCTATGTATGAAGTATATGACTGTGGTATGTTAATTCCATCttctaataaaaattccaaacatatcaaaatagttagaaaaaaaattaatattattaatgtaaatttagaaaatacagCATGCACTGCAAACCTTTTAAGAACTTAAGGACATTATCTAAACATTCTGGAGACAATTCATTATCGCCAAAAGACCCAAGTAATTCAGAGATGATAATATCAGCTTTTTCTGGAGGATTCCATTCTCTCATATCACATGATACCACTGTAACTTTTTCTTTCCAGATCTTTCTTTGAAGGGTCTGTAAACTGTAAATATAGATGATGAAATGATGAACATGCGTATCTAATTTAgggttatataaaatatgaatatatacatataatgttgaCAAATAGTTTTCTACTTTGTTTTATTtcagaagaaattaaaaataatcttttttttcaactactttttgtcatttttaaatggctttatttttcttttgatcTTTCTAGTATAGttatattatacttaataaaaacCACTTggaaaactattgaaaaaatgaaaagacttcaattaaacataattatttgaaaataatctcACGTTATCACGGCATGAGGATTCTTCTCCACTGCGTATATCTTCACTTCCTGATGCGCCATTTCTGCGGCGTTTAAAGATGCGGTTACAAGCGGACCTCTTCCAGCACCAACGACCATAATAActctaaaaatttgcaattCTTATTCCTTTATGCATTATTACTTTGACTTTATGATTTGACTTACATTGTTCGTTTTTCCTCCATCTTTGATATTATTGCTTTAATAGCTTTATATGTAGCACTCTGATATTCTCGATATTTTACAGGATCcttctcaaatatttcataagtttgtGACTCAAGATTATCCACGAGTGGTTGTAATGGACATTGCAAATAGTCCTCATATCCTCGAGCAAATTTTTCCACTGTTCCATTACTTTGACATTTCTAAAAGAATaaagatgttattttttacattttataaaattgttataaaagtattcatcttttaaaaattttatataatttcttcagTTTACCTTCCACAGATAATCAAGATAACTATAATAATAGCTAATGGTTTCGTAACGTGATGCGCCTGTTACAATAAATTGTACTTCTAAGGCAGCAAATCTTTTTACTAATTCTTGATGTGCCTTACAGAGTACTGGATATCcctttttatttgttacaaataacGTTGTCGGCATAATCAAACATCTCACTGGTTCTCCGAGCCATCTATTAAtctggaaaaattttaattcatattaagtTTATACATATTGCATTCATAATTTtacactattttaattttaaagtttaatctGCATACTATACCTCATCCTCATCAGGCAAGTCAAGACTGACAATTAATGCAATTCccaatcttttattataatcacaTATTACTCTAAAAGAATTCCACCATTCCCATGGATTTTCTTCTTCTGGACAATCCTCTGTTCTATAAGAATAGGCTTGTTTAATTGGATTCTCCATAGGAACTTGTATCCATACCTGTAATAATAAACACaataaatttcaacaatttaaaaaactatcaatttattttattctatagttgtaaataaaaagtcaaaGATTTTATAGcggtaaatatatttctttgttttcaaacataaatattatttttaaaattttttttccaagtgcATATTTTCTATTACTTTAGTTACTTTTTACTCatcttttaatttacaaaaattacaaaattataactgCTGCATTGTGtgagtgtgtatatataaatatatgtgtatatataaatatatatttctttgttttcaaacataaatattatttaaaaaattttttttccaagtgcatattttctattactttagttactttttattcatcttttaatttacaaaaattacaaaattataactgCTGTATTGTGtgaatgtgtatatataaatatatgtgtgtgtgtgttacctGGAAAGTAcaattgttatttgttattttatcagaaataaccCTTGCAAGAttcacatttttgtttattccaCATCTTAATTTAAAAGTCACACCTGATAAACCAAAATGGTTAGCTAAGCCTAATTCCTGATTCAAGGCTTCTTCGCTATTTTTCCTAACAATGGGATTAGTCGAATCAACATTGATAAATGGAGAAAACtttccaattattaaattattccaaTCTAcaaaacacaaatatatatttaattgtaaaattttattttataaattgacttacttatttaaagtataaatgtaattaatattatatgtatgtacatataattatatttcatttaccTGAACTATCTAAAATTAAGTCAGGCCTAGTAAATGGTCCTGCACGATTTTTGGCAGGACCCGAGataaattctcttttaaataaaggatgaacCAAAGGGGCACAAATAAAATCATATCTAAAACCATgaataaaagtacaaatatgATATGTATGGATTGCATCACATAAATACatgcaatttattataaacaggcACAATTAACAACTTACTGTGAATCATGCGCATAAACTAAACAGTCCTTTAAATTTGCAGCACAGCAGAAATCTAACCCACAAGAAACTGGTCGCTGATTTgtcattgtaatatatataattaagtgatATACTTTCCgttttggaaatatttatagattaagtaataaatgtgaTTTCAATTCCTTTTACACATCATATTAAATgacctataaaaataaaaatgtaacttaaAAAGTTTACTTcgttacatataaattaaattaaataataaccaataaattgtcaaaaatactgatattgatttaataatatttttgctttatacGTACCATGATTTAATGCTCAATGTAGttcgattaataaataaaattgcacgtGCACAATGTGCATAAGGTTATGTTTCACGCAATGGATGCGTCTCAGGCTGCGGTCCACTTAGCGCTTCAAACGTTAcagagtagagtcctatataaagagagaagcgacatcgaacccccaccacaaccttcagtatccaattgagtcctccaccgc encodes:
- the LOC105201826 gene encoding protein arginine N-methyltransferase 5, producing MTNQRPVSCGLDFCCAANLKDCLVYAHDSQYDFICAPLVHPLFKREFISGPAKNRAGPFTRPDLILDSSDWNNLIIGKFSPFINVDSTNPIVRKNSEEALNQELGLANHFGLSGVTFKLRCGINKNVNLARVISDKITNNNCTFQVWIQVPMENPIKQAYSYRTEDCPEEENPWEWWNSFRVICDYNKRLGIALIVSLDLPDEDEINRWLGEPVRCLIMPTTLFVTNKKGYPVLCKAHQELVKRFAALEVQFIVTGASRYETISYYYSYLDYLWKKCQSNGTVEKFARGYEDYLQCPLQPLVDNLESQTYEIFEKDPVKYREYQSATYKAIKAIISKMEEKRTIVIMVVGAGRGPLVTASLNAAEMAHQEVKIYAVEKNPHAVITLQTLQRKIWKEKVTVVSCDMREWNPPEKADIIISELLGSFGDNELSPECLDNVLKFLKEDGINIPQSYTSYIAPMQSSKLYNEVRQLRDKDKHPLAHFETPYVVHLQNKYDIANPKPLFTFKHPNIDAVIDNSRYETKTFQVDQNCILHGFSGYFSAILYEHITLSIEPSTYSPDMFSWFPIFFPLKEPVQLKAGDEIVVHFWRRCDSKKVWYEWCLSKPIPVSIHNSTGRFSTIGL